A region of the Nocardia nova SH22a genome:
GGCGCCGAGGCGGATGGTTTCGGTGTGTTCGGCGACGTGGCCGATGAGCACACTGGTCGCACTCGAGGCGATCGATCGCATGTTGTGGTGTTCGGCGTACCAGACCCGCCGATAGCCGCCGCGTTCGGCGGCGCGCGCCAGCTCCACACTGCCGGCGAAGCTGTCGCGCGGGGTCGCGCCGGGTGCGACCGACGCCAGATCGAGTACGGACAGTGCGGTGGGCATCGGTGGCCTTTCGTTCGAGCGCGTCGATCAGAGCGCGCGGTGGAGCCGGTCGGTGAAGTGCCGGATACGGGTCTCGTCCCGGCGGTAGTAGGTCCACTGCCCGCGCCGGGTGGGGATCAGGAATCCGGCGCGTTGCAGGACGGCCAGATGTGCCGAGATGGTCGAGGCGGAGGTTCCGGCCTTGCGCTGGATCAGCCCGACGCACACTCCGAGTTCGGCCGTATCCGGTTCCAGCTCGGGGAAATTCGCGTGCGGATCCTTGAGCCAGGCCAGGACCGCCAGCCTGGTCCCGTTCGCCAGGGCCTTGCACCCGTCGAGTACGGCGCATTCCCCGGCCGACGCTCCGAAATCGTTCTCCGCCCGCGAACCGGCGATGGTCGACAGTCCGTCGTCCAGCACATCCACCACCCTTCGGTATTTCGCTAATTAACGAATTTAGGCCGCAAACCGCGCCGCGGCACTATGGCACTGGTCACTCCGGCAGGCCGGGGGCGAGGTTACGGTCGCCCTCGCCGACGACCACCTGCCGCGCTTGCCGGTCGCTCGGTGATCGCAGTACCAGGTCATCAGCAATCTGCCGGGTACCGATTTCACCCCGGATCAGCAGCACCGGGGTGGCCAGCAGCAGGACACCGGCCACGGCCAGGGCCGTGCGCGGTCCGGCGAGCTGGGCCAGCACACCCCAGAGCGCGGTGAGCAGTGCGGTGGTGGCATTGCCGGTCACCGTCCACGCGGTCAGAGTGCGCGCCACCCGATCGGATGCGGTCTGCTGCAATCGATAGGTCGCCAGCACCGGGGTGAATACGCCGATACAGCCGATCAGCCCGGATTCCACCACGATCACGACCAGCAGACCCGGCAGTCCCGCCACGATCGCGGCCAGGCCGATCGGCCAGCACGCCCGCAACGTGCCCATGACGACGAGAATCCGCCGCTGCCCGAACCGCTCCACCAGCGGCGCCGAAGCTCTCGATCCGGCAAGTCCCGCGAGACAGGGGATTCCGAATCCGAGCCCGTACTGCCACGGCGAGAATCCGAGGCGGCCGAGCATGAGCACCGCCAGCACCGGCGCATTCGCCATGATCAACGCGTTGACGAGGATCCCGTTGAGAAAGAGCGGCCGCAGGGTGGGGTGCGCGAGCAGATAGCGCCAGCCCGCGACGATATCGGCCGGGCGGGTGCGCGTCGCGGGACGGTCCGGGCGCGGTTCCCGGGTGCGGATGGTGCTCAGTGCCACCGCCGACAGCAGATAGCTGCACATGTCCGCGATCACCGTGGTGACCGGGCCCAGTACCGTGATCGCCAGGCCGCCCAGCGGCGGGCCGAGTGCCGTCGTGGTCCAGGTGGTGGCCTCGAACCGACCGTTGGCGACGAGTAGATCATGCTGTGGCACAAGGATTTTCAGGTAGGCGCCGCTGGCCGCCCGGAACACGATTCCGGCGGTGGCGATCACGATCGACACGATCAGCAACTGCGCGAAACTCAGCAGGCCGAGGGCGA
Encoded here:
- a CDS encoding MFS transporter; amino-acid sequence: MPSVVEVRRYSVVNRALGPEFTRLWSAFAVSAVGTSLALDAFPLIAIVVLHSGPGAVSALAATGAAVGAVAAIPLGPWVEFRRKRPVMIATDVVRCVALLSVPLAFALGLLSFAQLLIVSIVIATAGIVFRAASGAYLKILVPQHDLLVANGRFEATTWTTTALGPPLGGLAITVLGPVTTVIADMCSYLLSAVALSTIRTREPRPDRPATRTRPADIVAGWRYLLAHPTLRPLFLNGILVNALIMANAPVLAVLMLGRLGFSPWQYGLGFGIPCLAGLAGSRASAPLVERFGQRRILVVMGTLRACWPIGLAAIVAGLPGLLVVIVVESGLIGCIGVFTPVLATYRLQQTASDRVARTLTAWTVTGNATTALLTALWGVLAQLAGPRTALAVAGVLLLATPVLLIRGEIGTRQIADDLVLRSPSDRQARQVVVGEGDRNLAPGLPE
- a CDS encoding ArsR/SmtB family transcription factor; its protein translation is MLDDGLSTIAGSRAENDFGASAGECAVLDGCKALANGTRLAVLAWLKDPHANFPELEPDTAELGVCVGLIQRKAGTSASTISAHLAVLQRAGFLIPTRRGQWTYYRRDETRIRHFTDRLHRAL